The genomic window cctcctgttcctgctgggtGGTTTAACCTTGCTTCCCTTGCAGTTCCTGGTCAGATTTAGTCCCTCCTGTGCTTGATGGGGTGGTTTAACCTTGGCTCCTTTGCAGTTCCTGGGGTATTCAATCcttcctgtgcctgctgggTGCTTTAACCTTGCTTTCCTTCCAGTTTCTACTGGGATTCAGTCCCTCCTGTGCCTGCTCGGGTGCTTTAACCTTGCTTTCCTTGCTGTTCCTGGTGGGATTCTATCCCTCCCATGCCCTGGttgctgcccagggctccccagctgctcaggctgggggctctccctgcccagaaGCACTGAGGACACGGCTCTGGTGGctctggtggccctggtggctccaggagctgttgttccctcacctgcagagctgagctgaggagcccagggcagcccagcagcacagaggggatcCTGGGCGGGTTCCTGTGCTCCAGGGGCTGTTCCAGGTCTCTGTGCTGGAGGTGCATcagcccagggctctcctgtcccctgtccctgccaggagcttcGTGGTGGTGTCCCCGGCTGTGCTGTACCACCCCCAGCCTGCCACGCTCTGGGTGCACCTCAGGGACCTCCAGGGGCCCGTCCAGCTccatgtgcagctgcagggggacGGCGGGACCCCTCCCACCACCCTGCTGAGCCGAGAGGTCCTGGAGCCCCAGCTGTACCTGAACGTCACCTTCCCTGTGAGTGCCACCCCAATGCCACCCCAATGCCACCCCAGTATCACCCcaaaggagctgggagcaggtggGGGGGACCCTCCAGGCCATTtccaccagggctggggacagatgTGACTTCCCCATCTTGTGGCAGGGTCTCACCCTCACTCTGATTGTTTCCCACCCCTGATTGTTGGGTTGCCCCATGGATTCAGGCTCAGCTGGATTCAGGTTATCCCGGCTGGAATGGTCCCTGGGTgttgtgggaatccacaaaatcagagggttttgggaaagctgcaaaaggcaggccccagagacagtagaactgtgattagagctaagcagcagccatgagattggtcagcagaaaaattatttaaaaagtagaaaagcaaagacaaatagaacaatggtctgtgtattaacgcttgtctagaataattccctaagctacagaaaagtttatctagcaagatattaggaaatttgaagcttaataattgagctctgtgcattgtgttttaaggcttacaagcaggtattttattcaaaataagcaagcattgttttaaccacaGGTACGTGTGATtacagtggttggatagaactactaTCAATgtgtttttgctttgtgtgattggtcaaaaaacttataagTTGTAACACTGAGTTCTTaatctgctgcctgggatgtgagctgctgccataaccatgtaatgagactgatgctggaaaataaaacagctcaaggcagttccacagcagccccgtcctgtttgtgatttgtacacagcCCCCAGCCAGTGTCAGGTGTggggtccctggggctgggcgTGCTCGGGGTCACCCTggccctgtccttgtccccatcctggCCCTGTCCTTGTCCCACCCCGAGCCCACCGATCCCCACAGGCTCCGGCCCCTGCCCAAGGGAAGGAGGAGATTGTGGCCCTGAACGTCTCCATCCGAGGAGAGTCCCTGGATGTCTCCGAGAAGAAGAAGGTGATGCTGAGAGTTCTGAGCCCCGGGGTGTTCATCCAGACCGACAAGGCTGTGTACAAACCCGGGCAGGAAGGTGAGGGGCCGGGAGGGACCCCCATgtcctggggacagcactgAGGGGCCGAGCCTTGCTCTGCACTGCCTGGAACCGGGAGGGTTATCCTGGGATATCCTGGGTTGGGTTATTCCGGGATGTCCTGGAAGAGGTTATCCTGGAGTTTCCTGGTTGGGGTTATCCCAGGATGTCCTGGGTTGGGTTATCCCGGGATGTCCTGGGGGCGTTATCCTGGGATGTCCTGGGAGGGCTTGTCCTGGGATATCCTGGGTTGGGTTATCCCGGGGTTTCCTGTGTGGAGTTATCCCGGGATGTCATTCGAGGGGTTATCCTGGCATTTCCTCCAGGGGTTATCCCGGGATGTCTGGGGGGGGGGTTATCCCAGGGTTTCCTTGAGGGGTTATCCCAGGGTGTCCTGGGTGGTTATCCCAGGCTTTCCTGGGGAGGTTAGCCCTGGATGTCCTGGGAGAGGTTACCCTGGGGTTTCCAGCCAGGGGTTATCCTGGGATGCCCTGGGTTGGGTTATCCCAGGATGTCCTGGAATGCTCAGCAGTGCCAGACTCGCTGTGGGCCGTGCTCtgggggcagggcagggctcagggtgGGTTTCCCTCCCCCTTCCCACGGGGAatccccctccctgcaggaTGAAGCTGCTCCTCCATCTCCATTTCCTTTCCCAGTGAAGTTCCGAGTGGTCTCTTTGGACAAGGACCTGACCCCCAGCAGCCAGAAggtgagagcagggctgggacacggGGAGGTGACTCAAAATCCATCCTAGAGCCAGGTTCAAAATCCTTCCTAGGGCCAAGCTCAAAATCCATCCCGAAGCCAGGCTCAAAATCCATCCCAGGGCCAGGCCAAAAACCATCCCAGAGCCAGGCTCCAAATCCATCCAGGGCCAGGCTcaaaatccatcccaaatccaggcttaaaatccatcccagggccaggctgaAAATCCAACCCAAAGCCAGGCTGAAAATCCTTCCCAGAGCCAGGCTCGAACTCCATCCAGGGCCAGGCTCAAAATCCATCCAGGGCCAGGCTCAAAATCCATCCAGGGCCAGGCTCAATCTCCATCCAGAGCCCCTTGAGGGCTCACAGCATCCCACCCTCCCTCTGCCAACCCTGCTGAGCCCCCAAGGAATGGAACTGCTCCTCTGACGATTCTCTCTTTGCCTTCCAGCTGCCCCTGGTGTTCCTGCAGGTGAGTTTGGGACCCCCAcggggtggcagaggggacccagggcacagccaggtctctctgtcacctccctggcGCTGATCCCGGTGTCCCCCAGGATCCCAGCGGGAACCGCATCGCGCAGTGGCGGGAGCTGAGCCCTCGGCAGGGAATCGTGGATTTGTCTCTCCCGCTGGCCTCGGAGCCGGCGCTGGGCACCTACACCATCAGCGTGGAGGGGAAGAGCCACTCCTTCAGCGTGGAGGAATACGGTACTGTGCCACACtgtgtcacctgtcctggctaGATGGTGACAGTGAGGGGTGACAGTCCCCCAGGCAATGAGTTGGGGACAAGCGGCAGCTTATACAGGGGGGCATGTCTCAAGGGAGGATGCAATGTTCAGCTAATCAGGAGAAATGGGGGTGGAACACAAGGGCAAAGGATACAAGGGAGGAAAACTGCTTGGGACAGGAGGGGTTAACAGCTGGATGTGGGAGGAAAGGGTTTGAAACTTGGCAGAAAAGTAGCTAAGTAGCAAAGAGATAAACGGACACCTGGCAAAATTGAATAACAAAGACAAGTCTGTGTCACTCcaaaatcagggggaaaaaagcccaaaaaaactaacaaacaacaaatcaaacaataacctataaaataaaaacacaccaCAACAGTACTGGGCTCTGGGAAAGGGGACCCCATCACGGGCAGCAGGTCCTGGCCCCTGCCGCCACCCAGGAGATGTTGTCACTGTCCTGGGAGCAACCCCCCCCGTGTCTGTTTTGCGGAGATAAtcaaaactccacaactttgtgaaagttgtaaagccggtaTGGTTGTTACAGCTCTGGACACATGTGGGAATTGTTCCCCTCAAGATGACATGTGTACCTCTGGGAACTTCAAGTCCCTTTTTATCCACCTCTCAGATACATATGCATGCAATATCACCATAGGTTCATACATATCCATTTTTACGAATTTCGCGTGACATTTGTcgctagttcttctttatcagaaagaattcctaggtcaggttgagctgctctcacagcagtctcTCTGTCACTCTCTATCACCCTCTGTCTCTCCctcccctttatctctgtccttcactgaagcaACTTCACTGAGCCTAGGCTttgcagtctggctaaataactatGTTTCcaaccacagactcaactcaaaaatgcacatttcacctaaatcaaaatgcatttctaccctggaaaattttcactttgcctcATGTCCTTGTGCCTGTCCACAGTGCTGCCCAAGTTTGAGGTGACCATTCACCTCCCCAGcgtgctgtgggagcaggacgAGAAGATCCCGGTGGAGATTTGCGGGCGGTGAGAGGGGAGCCGGGAATGGGGGAGATGGGGGGGATCCAGTGGGATGgggtgtgacggtgttcacagggatcttaggatgaggatctgactccatgtttcagaaggcttgatttattattttatgacatatattaaaactatactaaaagaatagaagaaaggatttcatcagaaggctggctaagaatagaaaaagaaggaatgataacaaaggtttgtggctcggactttctgtctgagccagctgactgtgatttgccattaattagaaacaaccacatgagaccaatcacagatgcacctgttgcattccacagcagcagataaccattgtttacattttgtttttgaagcttctcagcttctcaagaggaaaaatcctaaggaaaggatttttcataaaagatgtctgtgacagtgggGGCTCCCAAGCACAGCCTCTCTCCTGTCCCCACACAGCTACACCTACGGGAAGCCCGTCCAAGGGAAGGTCCAGGCTGACCTGTGCCTCAGACAGAACTTCTGGGCTCACGGGTTACAGAAGATCTGCACCCGGGTtatggggcaggtgagtgtggtcagggctgggctgtccctgcaggtgctccttcctgggaatgctgctgatGGGGTTGATTTTCCCTGCAGACGGAGAAGAACGGCTGCTTTTCCACAGAGGTTTCGCAGGCTGCCTTCAAGGAGGGGATTTTGCCTTCGTTTTCGAGGAAGAAACTCGAAGTCGAGGCATCGCTGGTGGAGGATGGCACAGGTCGGGATTGGGGGTGTGACCATCCCAAGGGATTGGTGCCCTCCAGGAACACCCAAAAGTGCTGCTGGGGTTTAGGGGTGCACATGCAGGGATGAGGTTTGGGTGGGGGTGTGAGTCAGGGCAGCCTGGCAAGGCTTGGAATTTCAGGTGTTGATAGCCACCAAGGCACCAGGcaccaggaacagcagcaggctCAGCCTCTGGCAACCCTGAGCAACCCCTGGGGTCCCTGCAAGGGCAGGATGGCCCCGGATTAAAGGGGTGCTGGACCCTTCCTAAGGCACTGGGAGATGCCACCTCTCTGTGCCATGCTGGCAGTGCCCTCAGCTCAATCATGCCAGAGCCAGGCTCTAAATCCATCCCAGGGCCAGGCTCAAAATCCATCCAAAGCCAGGCTCAAAATCCAtcctgagccaggctgggatctGCCCCCAGCTGCACCTCAGCTTTAGGTCTGGAATACTCCACAGGGCTTGTGCTGCTCTTGTAGGAGATGCAAACTGTGCTGGAGGAAAGCTCaaatgtggtggtgttcacagggccctgaggaagagggaagagatgaggatctgactccatgtttcagaatgatttattgatttatgatatgatttattattttatgatatatattctattaaaactatactaaaagaatagaagaaaagatttcatcagaaggctggctaagaatagaaaaagaaagaatgataacaaaggcttgtgtctcagacagagtccaagccagctgactgtgattggccattaattagaaacaaccacatgagaccaatcacagatgcacctgttgcatcccacagcagcagataatcaatgtttacattttgttcctgaggcctcccagcttctcaggagaaaaaaaaatcctaaggaaaggatttttcataaaacatgtctgtgacacccaaATGCCCAGGGACCATTTCTGGAAGGGGACAGGGGCACtggccagagctgagctgtgttaTGTGTCCTGCAACATCCTGAGCTCCACACTGGCTCTCCACAGGGCTGGAGATGAAGAGCACCAAGACCTGCAAGTTTTTACGCAAATCTGTCACGGCCACCTTTGAGAACCCCGATCATGCCTACAAGCCAGGGCTCCCCTACAGCGGGACGGTAACGGGggctctcctctgccctggggctcccctgtccttgctgctcccatccctgtccctgctgctcccattgctgctcctgctgctcccatccctgttcctgcccatcccagccctgtccctgctgctcccattcctgtccctgctgctcccattgctgctcctgctgctcccattcctgttcctgctgctcccattcctgtccctgctgctcccatccctgtccctgctgctcccatccctgcccctgctgctcccattgctgctcctgcccatcccagccctgtccctgctgctcccatccctgtccctgctgctcccattgctgctcctgctgctcccatccctgttcctgcccatcccagccctgtccctgctgcttccatccctgttcctgctgctcccagcactgtccctgccctcacagccctgttcctgctgctcccatcactattcctgctgctcccatccctgttcctgctgctcccagcactgtccctgctctcccagccctgttgtgcaccagctgcagccccacactgcaTCATCCCCCCTTCCATCCCACCCAGATCCGGCTGGAGGAAGCCGACGGCTCTGGGCTGCCCCAGAGGCAGGTCCTGCTCTCCATCAGCAACAACGGAGAAGAGAGGACACAAAGCCTCCTGACTGACAGCTCAGGGAGAGCCTCCTTCCAGCTGGACACTTCTGGCTGGGGGGACGGGGTCTCCTTGCGGGTAAGTGCCCACCCTTGTCCCTCCATCGGGGGTCCTGAGCTGCTTCCTCcactggagctgccccagcctcgGGGGCTGCTGGTGGATTCACCCCCTGATTCCCACCTCAGGCTGAAGTCAGTGGGACAGCTGAGAGCCAGGAGGGCTTGCTCAGGCCCCAAGGTGCGTTCCTGACCCTCGTGCCCTACTCATCCAAGAGCGGGAGCTTCCTGCACATCCGCGCCCCGCGGGGCGAGCTGCCCTGCGGCcgctcccagctgctccacgTGGATTCCATCTTTGGCAAGGAGGCTTTGGGCACTGAGCTGAGGAGCCTGGATATGGTTTTCATGgtgagcccagcagcaggaatcaGGGTGCTTCTGTGGGAAGGGCCACATTTCCACGTTGTTCATGGTGGTGtccccagggacaggacaaTAAGCAACCTGTCCTGGAGGGACTGAGGGACCTGTCAGAGGAGGCGGCTGCTGCCACTGTGGGGCCTGCACCCCCATGGGAGCTGGTGGGGGGCTGGAGACTGGGCATGGTCAGAAATCATCCCTGAACTCTCATCTGGGTCCATCCTCCACCAGGGCACTTTGATTCCATACTCAGCATCTGTTTTGTTTCCCCCCCTCCTCTGCAGGTCCTGGCCAAGGGCTCCATTACCAGCATCTTCAGGAAAGAGGTCTCTGCAGAGCCTGGTATGTCCCATGGCAtggaggggctgtgcagggctctgctcctcacagagccacgaatgctttgggttggaaggggcctccAAGCCCATCCCATTGCATTCCCCTACCCTGGGTAGGGACAACCTGCACtctcccagggtgctccaggctctgtccaacctggccttggacacttccagggctggagcaggtgcAGTTTTTCTGAGTAACATCTCCTCCTTTCCATGGCCCAGGACAGAGATCCTccctctccctggagctgcccattGGGGTGGAGCTGGCGCCCATGGCCAGGATTCTGGTGTACGTGCTGCTGCCCAACGGTGACGTGGTGGCTGATGGCACTGAGCTCTCCGTGGCCAAGTGCTTccccaaccaggtgagaggagctgggctgtccATGGCTGCCTTGGGATCCATCCCACCCCAGGATCACTGCAGTGTCAGGGTCTCCCAACCCATTCCTTGCTCCCAAACCCTCTGAGAAGAGCCTTCCCTATGTgtggctgtgtcacagacatcctttatgaaaaatcctttctttaggatttttcctcctgagaagctgagaggactcaggaacaaaatgtaaacattgattatctgctgctgtggaatgcaacaggtgcatctgtgattggcccatcttggatgtttagaattaatggccaaccacagcccagttagcttggactctctgcccgagacacaaacctttattattcattcctttctattttattcttagctagccttctgagatgaaacttttccttctattctttttactatagttataatgtaatatatatatcagaaaataataaatcagccttctgaaacatggagtcagatcctcatctcttccctcatcctaaggGAATATGAACACTGTCACATGTCTGGGTCTACCCTCCACGGTAGTgactgccctgtgtccctgtgtccctgtgtccctgtgcaggtgcAGATGGCATTTTCCGAGGCCagggccctgcctggggcagtgctgacgctgcagctgggggctgccccgggctccctgtgtgctgtgcgGGCCGTGGATCGCAGCGTGCTGCTCCTCAAGCCTGAGGCTGAGCTCAACGCTGAGGCTGTGagtgctggccctgcctggggtccccctgcagccccaggagcagcctgggctgggctggggtcaTATTGGTCCCTATGACATGGACCCAGTGCTGCGGTGGGCAGAGCTCTGGAAATGAGGGTTTTGCGTGTCTTTATTCCCAGGTCTACAAAGCACTGCCTGAATTCAGCAACCCCCACAGCATCCAGGAGGAACCATTCTGTGACTGGCTGGACTCCAAGAGGGACCCCTACATGTTATTCCAGGTGAAGCCCCTGGgcctcccagagctgcccctgcttCTCCCAAGTGCTGGGAAAGCCACACCTGTGGCACAGGACTCCCCTTTTCTGCCAagcccaggctccttccccaCCTGTTTTCTGTAGCCCTGGGACTACTCACTGCTGGAATGGGGATATTcctcctgctggctgtgggggatggacaatctctgcttttccacAGGATGCAGCACTGAAGCTCTTCACCAAGAGCAGGGAGCCTTGCCGGCGCAGGCTCTACATGGTTGGAATGGCAGGTCCTGGAGGTGAGCACAGCCCTTGGGCTGAAAAGAGCAAAGAGCTGGTGGCCAGTCCTGGCTGTCATGTCCTCAGGGGGACTCGGAGCCATCCAGAAAACACCCCTGGCATCAAAGaggatggacagggatggaaAAGGATTTTGGTCACCcttgtgctggctgcaggcaagGTCCAGCTGGGACCTCAGGCTCCCAAGTTCTGCTTTGCCTTTTCCAGGAGACGGGGGACTACTCCGTGGGGAGGTGGGAAGCAATGTTTATGAAGGAATTATGCCAATGTTCACCTCAGCCAGCTCACCCCTCATTGAGGGCGGGGAAGAGCCCCCAGCACCCCGGACGTACTTCCCAGAGACGTGGCTGTGGGACCTGGTCCCTGTAGGGTGAGAGACAGCTCCCAAGGGGACCTGGGGACCTCAGGACTCCTTCTCCCTGTGGGGTGGCACCAGCAGTGTCACGGTGGTGCCACTCAGGCCatgccaccagccctgctggggtggCCTCATGACGTTCTCCACGCAGGGAGAGTGGCTCTGCCGAGATGACGGTGACAGTGCCCGACACCATCACAGAGTGGGAGGCTGGGATGTTCTGTACAGCCCCACAGGgcctggggctgtcccctgctgtcACCCTCACGGCCTTCCAGCCGTTCTTCGTGGAGCTGGCGCTGCCCTATGCTGTGGTGCGCCACGAGAGCTTCACCCTCAGGGCCACCGTCTTCAACTACCTGCGCCAGTGCCTGCGGGTGAGCGGGGACAGGCggggacaggggctgtgccaggggctgggggagctgtgccaggggctggcaggTTCAGGGGAGGCTGGGGAGGTGACCCTGGCTCTGATGGAGCAGTGCCATGCTCTGGCAGGTTTGGGGGAACCCATGGAGGTGACCCTGGCTctgagggagctgtgccctggtCTGGCAGGTTTGGGGGAGCCCATGGAGGTGACTCTGGCTctgagggagctgtgccatGCTCTGGCAGGTTTGGGGGAGCCCATGGAGGTGACCCTGGCTctgatggagctgtgccatGCTCTGGCAGGTTTGGGGGAGCCCATGGAGGTGACTCTGGCTctgatggagctgtgccatGCTCTGGCAGGTTTGGGGGAGCCCATGGAGGTGACTCTGGCTctgagggagctgtgccctggtCTAGCAGGTTTGGGGGAGCCCATGGAGGTGACTCTGGCTctgatggagctgtgccctggtCTGGCAGGTTGGGGGAGCCCATGGAGGTGACTCTGGCTctgagggagctgtgccctggtCTGGCAGGTTTGGGGGAGCCCATGGAGGTGACTCTGGCTctgatggagctgtgccatGCTCTGGCAGGTTTGGGGGAGCCCATGGAGGTGACCCTGGCTCTGGGGTGTGATGGAGCTGTGCCATGCTCTGGCAGGTTTGGGTGAGGTGACCCTGGCTCTGAGGGCTGATGGAgccatggctgtgccctgcaggttCAGGTGACGCTGGCAGAGTCGGCCGAGCTGGAGGTGTCACCGAGGGCAGGGGACACATACAcgagctgtgtctgtgcagaTGAAGCCAAGACCTTCCAGTGGGGCGTGCGAGCCACCAGCCTGGGTACAGAGCTGCCACCACCCCACCCTGCTGCCCGGGGACCCCTCAGGGGATGGGGttggg from Ammospiza nelsoni isolate bAmmNel1 chromosome 26, bAmmNel1.pri, whole genome shotgun sequence includes these protein-coding regions:
- the LOC132084117 gene encoding alpha-2-macroglobulin-like protein 1 isoform X1; translated protein: MMCPALPILFAIVLLSAGASGAPSFVVVSPAVLYHPQPATLWVHLRDLQGPVQLHVQLQGDGGTPPTTLLSREVLEPQLYLNVTFPAPAPAQGKEEIVALNVSIRGESLDVSEKKKVMLRVLSPGVFIQTDKAVYKPGQEVKFRVVSLDKDLTPSSQKLPLVFLQDPSGNRIAQWRELSPRQGIVDLSLPLASEPALGTYTISVEGKSHSFSVEEYVLPKFEVTIHLPSVLWEQDEKIPVEICGRYTYGKPVQGKVQADLCLRQNFWAHGLQKICTRVMGQTEKNGCFSTEVSQAAFKEGILPSFSRKKLEVEASLVEDGTGLEMKSTKTCKFLRKSVTATFENPDHAYKPGLPYSGTIRLEEADGSGLPQRQVLLSISNNGEERTQSLLTDSSGRASFQLDTSGWGDGVSLRAEVSGTAESQEGLLRPQGAFLTLVPYSSKSGSFLHIRAPRGELPCGRSQLLHVDSIFGKEALGTELRSLDMVFMVLAKGSITSIFRKEVSAEPGQRSSLSLELPIGVELAPMARILVYVLLPNGDVVADGTELSVAKCFPNQVQMAFSEARALPGAVLTLQLGAAPGSLCAVRAVDRSVLLLKPEAELNAEAVYKALPEFSNPHSIQEEPFCDWLDSKRDPYMLFQDAALKLFTKSREPCRRRLYMVGMAGPGGDGGLLRGEVGSNVYEGIMPMFTSASSPLIEGGEEPPAPRTYFPETWLWDLVPVGESGSAEMTVTVPDTITEWEAGMFCTAPQGLGLSPAVTLTAFQPFFVELALPYAVVRHESFTLRATVFNYLRQCLRVQVTLAESAELEVSPRAGDTYTSCVCADEAKTFQWGVRATSLGEVNITVSTEALSSSEPCGNELPLVPTQGRVDTVIKPLLVQPGGILVEKTHSSLLCQEGAEEVSLEIPANILESSQRAHINVMGDILGNALQNLDGLLAMPYGCGEQNMVRFAPNIYIQQYLEKTGQLLPDIRAKAQGFLQSGYQRELLYKHDDGSYSAFGKSDPSGNTWLTAFVLKSFGQARAYVAIEERHITDALRWLQRRQRKSGCFRKVGKLFHNALQGGVSDELSLSAYVTAAMLELGLPTLEPVLSSALKCLEASPTDDPYTQALLAYVFGLAGLKEQQQAQLQRLGQHSVSADGQLYWKRKGQAQEDLELSWAAAPSAEVEMTAYVLLAYLSQPSVSPADLGTASRIVRWLCKQQNPYGGFASTQDTVVALQALAKYAALTYGSNGDMTVTVTSPMGTVQDFVLDSSNRLVLQRAALPELPGTYGLRARGQGCALAQVTLRYNVPPPPSTGAFELRVQTEPLPGTKNPGFLLRLWARYTGERPATNMVVIEAKLPSGYSPDKKSTVELKRQNLVKKVEVQPDQVTIYLDELTKEEKTFSFQAQQDFVVSNLQPATVSLYDYYETGDRVDVAYTAPPSSEKENV
- the LOC132084117 gene encoding alpha-2-macroglobulin-like protein 1 isoform X2, coding for MMCPALPILFAIVLLSAGASGAPSFVVVSPAVLYHPQPATLWVHLRDLQGPVQLHVQLQGDGGTPPTTLLSREVLEPQLYLNVTFPAPAPAQGKEEIVALNVSIRGESLDVSEKKKVMLRVLSPGVFIQTDKAVYKPGQEVKFRVVSLDKDLTPSSQKLPLVFLQDPSGNRIAQWRELSPRQGIVDLSLPLASEPALGTYTISVEGKSHSFSVEEYVLPKFEVTIHLPSVLWEQDEKIPVEICGRYTYGKPVQGKVQADLCLRQNFWAHGLQKICTRVMGQTEKNGCFSTEVSQAAFKEGILPSFSRKKLEVEASLVEDGTGLEMKSTKTCKFLRKSVTATFENPDHAYKPGLPYSGTIRLEEADGSGLPQRQVLLSISNNGEERTQSLLTDSSGRASFQLDTSGWGDGVSLRAEVSGTAESQEGLLRPQGAFLTLVPYSSKSGSFLHIRAPRGELPCGRSQLLHVDSIFGKEALGTELRSLDMVFMVLAKGSITSIFRKEVSAEPGQRSSLSLELPIGVELAPMARILVYVLLPNGDVVADGTELSVAKCFPNQVQMAFSEARALPGAVLTLQLGAAPGSLCAVRAVDRSVLLLKPEAELNAEAVYKALPEFSNPHSIQEEPFCDWLDSKRDPYMLFQDAALKLFTKSREPCRRRLYMVGMAGPGGDGGLLRGEVGSNVYEGIMPMFTSASSPLIEGGEEPPAPRTYFPETWLWDLVPVGESGSAEMTVTVPDTITEWEAGMFCTAPQGLGLSPAVTLTAFQPFFVELALPYAVVRHESFTLRATVFNYLRQCLRVQVTLAESAELEVSPRAGDTYTSCVCADEAKTFQWGVRATSLGEVNITVSTEALSSSEPCGNELPLVPTQGRVDTVIKPLLVQPGGILVEKTHSSLLCQEGAEEVSLEIPANILESSQRAHINVMGDILGNALQNLDGLLAMPYGCGEQNMVRFAPNIYIQQYLEKTGQLLPDIRAKAQGFLQSGYQRELLYKHDDGSYSAFGKSDPSGNTWLTAFVLKSFGQARAYVAIEERHITDALRWLQRRQRKSGCFRKVGKLFHNALQGGVSDELSLSAYVTAAMLELGLPTLEPVLSSALKCLEASPTDDPYTQALLAYVFGLAGLKEQQQAQLQRLGQHSVSADGQLYWKRKGQAQEDLELSWAAAPSAEVEMTAYVLLAYLSQPSVSPADLGTASRIVRWLCKQQNPYGGFASTQDTVVALQALAKYAALTYGSNGDMTVTVTSPMGTVQDFVLDSSNRLVLQRAALPELPGTYGLRARGQGCALAQVTLRYNVPPPPSTGAFELRVQTEPLPGTKNPGFLLRLWARYTGERPATNMVVIEAKLPSGYSPDKKSTVELKRQNLVKKVEVQPDQVTIYLDELTKEEKTFSFQAQQDFVVSNLQPATVSLYDYYETGELCRAVTPIFPFEEKENV